TGCATCTCGCGATCATTGTGGACCTGATCGACGCGGAGCTTGCGGTCCCACAGCGAGCGCGACGGAAACGGCTCGAAGCCCTGGCCGCTGATCTGCCAATAGGCCCCCGAATTGGGCTCGAGGAAGCGCTGGTCGGCGAGTTCGCGGTTGAGCACCACTTCGCCATTGGCCCCGACCTCGGCCGAGACGATCATCGACGAGACGAGGTAATCCAGCTGGTCGTCGAAATTGCGGGTGATCGCGCTGGTCAGCACCCGGTCGAGCGCATAGCCGCCGCCGACGAGCAGCAGCAGGATCCAGGTGGTCGCCACCAGCAACATCCGCCGGCTGACCGAGCCGGTGACACGCACCGGCCGGCGCTCGCGCGGGTCGGCTTCGGCGGACGCGGGTGCGGCCTCGGATTCCTCGCCGGAGATCAGCGTCGCGTCCACCCGCCCGGCCTCAGGTGAAGCTGGCTTCGTCGAGGCTGTAGCCCAGGCCGCGGATGGTGGTGATCACATCGGCGCCCAGCTTCTTGCGGATGCGCGTGACGAACACTTCGATCGTGTTCGAATCGCGATCGAAATCCTGGTCGTAGATATGCTCGATCAGCTCGGTGCGGCTTACCACCTTGCCCTTGTGGTGGAGCAGGTAGCTGAGCAGCTTATATTCCTGCGCTGTCAGCTTCACCGGCTCGCCGGCCTTGGTGACCTTGCCCGAGCGCGTGTCGAGGCGGATGTCGCCCGCAGTCAGCTCGGCCGAGGCGTTGCCCGAGGCGCGGCGGATCAGCGCGCGCAGCCGGGCGATCAGCTCCTCGGTCTGGAACGGCTTGGCGACATAATCGTCGGCGCCGGCATCGAGCCCCGCCACCTTGTCCGACCAGCTGTCGCGCGCGGTGAGCACCAGCACCGGCATGGTGCGGCCTTCCTTGCGCCAGCGATCGAGCACGGTCAGCCCGTCGATCTCGGGCAGGCCGAGGTCGAGGATGATCGCGTCATATTGCTCGGTCGAGCCGAGGAAATGGCCTTCCTCGCCGTCGGTCGCGAGGTCGACGGCATAGCCCGCGCCCTCGAGCGCGGTGCGCAGCTGGATCCCGAGATTGGGTTCGTCCTCGACGATCAGAAGTCGCATTCGCTGTCCCGTCCTTTTCTAAGCTGCTCAGCTGCCCATGCGCCGGAGGATCTGGCCGGTATGGCCGTCCACCTCCACCCAGATCACCGATCCATTGCGCAGGAACTTGAGCGTGTAAACGTCGTGCTCGGGATCATAGTCGAACCCGAGATATTGCGCGCCCGGCATGCGCGGGATGATCCGCCGCTCGATCTCGCGCGCGGGCAGATTCTGGCCGCGAAGCCGCCGCTCCCGCGCCGCACGCTGGCCGTCATCCTGTTCCGCGCCGATCGGGCGCGCGAGGACCGGGCTCGTGAGCGCGAGGCTCGCAAGACACGCGATCAGAACGGGTTTGACCAACATCGGCATGGGAATGGCATAGGGTCCGGGCATTGAATAGCCCCTGAACATGCCCGTCAGCCGCGGTTCGGCAATTGTGGCATTGGTGCATCGTCGCCCCCCATGCCTCGCCGCTTGCGGGGAGGCGCGCCGCCTCCTAGGTGCTGCACCATGGCTGCTCCGGTGCTTTCCTATGAAGGGCTGGGTCTCGTTCAGGGATCCGGCTGGCTTTTCCGCAATCTCGACCTGCATGTCGGCGAACGCGATCGGCTCGCGCTGATCGGCCGTAACGGCGCGGGCAAGACGACGCTGCTCAAGCTGATCGCCGGCGCGATCGACAGCGACGAGGGCCGCCGCACCATCGTGCCCGGCACCCGCGTGATCCTGCTGGAGCAGGAGCCCCGCATGCTCGGCTGCACCACGCTGATGGACTATGTCCTCTCCGGCGACGATGCGCCTGCCCAGCATGAGGCCGAGGCGATCGCCGACCAGCTCGGCATCGATCTCAGCCGCGAAGCCGCCACCGCCTCGGGCGGCGAGCGCCGCCGCGCCGCCATCGCCCGCGCGCTGGCGCAGGATCCGGACGTGCTGCTGCTCGACGAGCCGACCAACCATCTCGATCTCGGCGCGATCGAATGGCTGGAAGACTGGCTGACGCGCTACAAGGGCGCCTTCGTCGTCATCAGCCACGATCGTACCTTCCTCACCCGCCTCACGCGCCAGACGCTGTGGCTCGATCGCGGTTCCATCCGCCGCGCCGAGATCGGCTTCGGCGGGTTCGAGGCGTGGACCGAGCAGGTCTATGCCGAGGAGGAGCGCAACGCGCAGCGGCTGGATGCCAAGCTCAAGATCGAGGAGCATTGGCTCCAGCGCGGCGTCACCGGCCGCCGACGCCGCAACCAGGGGCGCCTTTCCAAGCTCAAGGAGATGCGGGCCGAGCGCGCGGCGATGACGGGCCCGCAAGGCACCGCCGCGCTCGCCACCGCCGCGGACGGCAACCAGACCAAGGTGGTGATCGACGCCAAGCACGTCACCAAGCGCTTCGGCGAGCGGACGATCATCAAGGACCTGACCTTCCGCGTCACCAAGGGGGACCGGATCGGCATCGTCGGATCGAACGGCGCGGGCAAGTCGACGCTGCTCAAGATGCTCACCGGCGAGCTCCAGCCCGACGAGGGCACGGTGAAGCTCTCCCAGACGCTCGATGCGATCATCATCGACCAGCAGCGCAGCCTGATGGCGCCCGACAAGCGCGTCCGCGACGTGCTGGCGGACGGCGGCGACTGGATCGACGTGCAGGGCGCGCGCAAGCACGTCCATGGCTATCTCAAGGAATTTCTGTTCGATCCCAGCATCGCCGAGGCGCGGATCGGCA
This genomic window from Sphingomonas sp. contains:
- a CDS encoding response regulator transcription factor produces the protein MRLLIVEDEPNLGIQLRTALEGAGYAVDLATDGEEGHFLGSTEQYDAIILDLGLPEIDGLTVLDRWRKEGRTMPVLVLTARDSWSDKVAGLDAGADDYVAKPFQTEELIARLRALIRRASGNASAELTAGDIRLDTRSGKVTKAGEPVKLTAQEYKLLSYLLHHKGKVVSRTELIEHIYDQDFDRDSNTIEVFVTRIRKKLGADVITTIRGLGYSLDEASFT
- a CDS encoding ATP-binding cassette domain-containing protein, encoding MAAPVLSYEGLGLVQGSGWLFRNLDLHVGERDRLALIGRNGAGKTTLLKLIAGAIDSDEGRRTIVPGTRVILLEQEPRMLGCTTLMDYVLSGDDAPAQHEAEAIADQLGIDLSREAATASGGERRRAAIARALAQDPDVLLLDEPTNHLDLGAIEWLEDWLTRYKGAFVVISHDRTFLTRLTRQTLWLDRGSIRRAEIGFGGFEAWTEQVYAEEERNAQRLDAKLKIEEHWLQRGVTGRRRRNQGRLSKLKEMRAERAAMTGPQGTAALATAADGNQTKVVIDAKHVTKRFGERTIIKDLTFRVTKGDRIGIVGSNGAGKSTLLKMLTGELQPDEGTVKLSQTLDAIIIDQQRSLMAPDKRVRDVLADGGDWIDVQGARKHVHGYLKEFLFDPSIAEARIGTLSGGERSRLLLAREFARPSNLLVLDEPTNDLDLETLDLLQEVIADYAGTVLIVSHDRDFLDRTVTVTLGLDGSGTVDVVVGGYADWEAKRRPKNEGKKASKPAAATLAPEAPKARTKLSYKDQRDYELLPKRIEEIDQIIARDEAAMADPALYTKDPARFAKLSDGIAKLRDEKDAAEMRWLELAEMVEGLA